One window from the genome of Brachyspira sp. SAP_772 encodes:
- the rho gene encoding transcription termination factor Rho produces the protein MSEDNNLEFSNDENVVPLKKVRKVRKVVRKVVAKTQEEEKEEIPAVNDNDENNKEENNKIQRPFDVLYISQLSVLTFDELIDFAENYGIKKDTNSNLRRQELMHLIVKSHINLEGKVVAEGTLETLQDGFGFLRSKNTNYLVGSDDIYISPAQIRLFGLRTGDVISGEVRPPKDNAGEKFFALLRIESVNGEKPDNLHRRPLFDKLTPIFPNERINLEYAPNKISTRIINLVSPIGKGQRGLIVAPPKAGKTMMLQEIANAICRNYPDIKLFILLIDERPEEVTDMKRQVPEAEVIASTFDELPEKHCQVSEMVLEKAKRLVENKHDVVIILDSITRLSRAYNLVVPASGKVLTGGVDSNALHKPKKFFGAARNIEEGGSLTIIASALVDTGSKMDDYIYEEFKGTGNMELHLERKFANRRIFPAIDIDSSSTRRDDLLLNEEELAKMNLVRSVQGQGINIDEYDFIEKMIAKMKNTKDNSEFLKLLNS, from the coding sequence ATGTCTGAAGATAACAATTTAGAGTTTTCTAATGATGAAAATGTTGTGCCTTTGAAAAAGGTGAGAAAAGTAAGAAAAGTTGTTAGAAAGGTAGTTGCTAAGACTCAGGAAGAAGAAAAAGAAGAAATTCCTGCTGTTAATGATAATGATGAAAATAATAAAGAAGAGAATAATAAAATTCAAAGACCTTTTGATGTACTTTATATTAGTCAATTAAGCGTTCTAACTTTTGATGAGTTAATAGATTTTGCTGAGAACTATGGCATTAAAAAAGATACTAATTCTAATTTAAGAAGACAAGAATTAATGCATCTAATAGTAAAATCTCATATTAACTTAGAAGGTAAGGTTGTTGCTGAGGGTACATTAGAAACTTTGCAAGACGGATTTGGTTTCTTACGTTCTAAAAACACAAATTATTTAGTAGGTTCTGATGACATATATATTTCTCCTGCACAAATTAGACTTTTCGGACTTAGAACAGGGGACGTTATTAGCGGAGAGGTGAGACCTCCTAAAGATAATGCAGGCGAGAAGTTTTTTGCTTTGCTTAGAATAGAGTCTGTTAATGGTGAGAAGCCTGACAATTTACACAGAAGACCTCTATTTGATAAATTAACCCCAATATTTCCTAATGAAAGAATTAATTTAGAGTATGCTCCAAATAAAATTTCTACTCGTATTATAAACTTAGTATCTCCTATAGGTAAAGGTCAAAGGGGCTTAATAGTAGCACCTCCTAAAGCTGGTAAAACTATGATGCTTCAAGAGATTGCTAATGCTATATGCAGAAATTATCCTGATATAAAATTATTCATACTTCTTATAGATGAACGTCCTGAAGAGGTTACTGACATGAAAAGACAAGTTCCAGAGGCTGAGGTTATTGCTTCTACTTTTGATGAACTTCCAGAAAAGCATTGTCAAGTTTCAGAGATGGTATTAGAGAAGGCTAAGAGATTAGTTGAAAATAAGCATGATGTTGTAATTATATTAGATTCTATAACAAGACTTTCAAGAGCTTATAACTTAGTTGTTCCTGCAAGCGGTAAGGTATTAACAGGAGGTGTGGATTCTAATGCACTTCATAAACCTAAAAAATTCTTCGGTGCTGCTCGTAATATAGAAGAGGGCGGTTCTCTTACAATAATCGCTTCTGCTTTAGTTGATACTGGAAGTAAGATGGATGATTATATTTATGAGGAGTTTAAGGGTACTGGTAATATGGAGCTTCATTTAGAGAGGAAGTTTGCTAATAGAAGAATATTCCCTGCTATTGATATTGATTCTTCTTCTACTAGAAGAGATGATTTACTTCTTAATGAGGAAGAGCTTGCTAAGATGAATCTTGTTAGAAGCGTTCAAGGTCAAGGTATTAATATTGATGAATACGACTTTATTGAAAAAATGATAGCTAAAATGAAAAATACTAAAGATAATTCGGAGTTTTTGAAACTATTAAACTCATGA
- the rpsD gene encoding 30S ribosomal protein S4, protein MARYRDASCRLCRREKMKLMLKGDRCLTAKCAITKKREVPGPTNRKMKQLSEYGIQMREKQKVKRIYGVLEKQFRNYYHEANRVAGVTGENLLRLLELRLDNVVYRLGLARSRAQARQFVQHGFINVNGKTMSVPSYSMKVGDKVSFSQRGNAISQVKEILDGLKSEYVPAWLSLDLSAKQGEIVTLPIREHIEYPINEQLIIEYYSK, encoded by the coding sequence ATGGCTAGATATAGAGATGCAAGTTGCAGATTATGCCGTCGTGAAAAAATGAAACTTATGCTTAAAGGCGACAGATGTCTTACGGCTAAATGTGCTATAACAAAAAAGAGAGAAGTTCCGGGTCCTACTAACCGTAAAATGAAACAATTATCAGAATACGGTATTCAGATGAGAGAAAAACAAAAAGTTAAACGTATTTACGGCGTTTTAGAAAAACAATTCAGAAACTACTACCATGAAGCAAACCGTGTAGCAGGGGTTACAGGTGAAAACTTGCTTAGATTATTAGAGCTTCGTCTTGATAACGTAGTTTATAGACTTGGTCTTGCTAGAAGCAGAGCTCAGGCTAGACAATTTGTACAACATGGTTTTATTAATGTTAATGGAAAAACTATGTCTGTACCTTCTTATAGTATGAAAGTTGGAGATAAGGTTTCTTTCTCTCAGAGAGGAAATGCTATTTCACAGGTGAAAGAAATTCTTGATGGTTTAAAAAGTGAATATGTTCCTGCTTGGTTGAGTTTAGATTTATCTGCTAAACAAGGTGAGATAGTAACATTACCAATAAGAGAGCATATAGAGTATCCTATTAACGAACAGCTCATTATTGAGTATTATTCTAAGTAA
- a CDS encoding DNA-directed RNA polymerase subunit alpha translates to MALKEILESIRHPHRVTFEARDLTPNYGKFVAQPFERGYATTIGNALRRVLLSSIPGYAITAIKIDGVTNEFENVPGMKEDTIVMIMHLKNVVVALPENVDAKTIHIKKEGPCTVTAGDFAVADADVNVFNPEHHIATIAEGYTFEMDVQIESGYNYVPAEVNMELLEDVNAIAIDAIYSPIVNVKFAVDDVRVGQRINYYGKLTLEIETKGNIAPEKALSWAAKLLRDNLTPFMLPEEANGDDEKIEETPKDSVLDSLKDKHVEEVEFSVRTANFLISSDLKTLDKVALKTDADLLRLNGANEMIIEEIKEKLAEYNAHLGMRG, encoded by the coding sequence ATGGCATTAAAAGAAATATTAGAATCTATTAGACATCCGCATAGAGTTACATTTGAAGCTAGAGATTTAACTCCTAATTATGGTAAATTTGTAGCACAGCCTTTTGAGAGAGGATATGCCACTACTATTGGAAATGCTCTAAGAAGAGTATTATTATCATCTATACCTGGATATGCTATTACTGCTATCAAAATAGATGGCGTTACTAATGAGTTTGAAAATGTTCCCGGTATGAAAGAAGACACAATAGTGATGATTATGCATCTTAAAAATGTTGTGGTAGCTCTTCCAGAGAATGTTGATGCTAAAACTATACATATAAAAAAAGAAGGTCCTTGTACAGTTACTGCTGGTGACTTTGCTGTTGCTGATGCTGATGTAAATGTATTTAATCCGGAACATCATATTGCTACTATAGCTGAAGGTTATACTTTTGAAATGGATGTTCAGATAGAATCAGGTTATAATTATGTGCCTGCTGAAGTAAATATGGAGTTGCTTGAAGATGTGAATGCTATAGCTATAGATGCTATATATTCTCCTATAGTAAATGTGAAATTTGCTGTTGATGATGTTAGAGTGGGTCAGCGTATAAATTATTATGGTAAGCTTACTTTAGAAATAGAAACTAAAGGTAATATTGCCCCTGAAAAAGCTCTATCTTGGGCAGCTAAATTACTTAGAGATAATCTTACTCCTTTTATGCTTCCTGAAGAGGCTAATGGAGATGATGAAAAAATAGAAGAAACTCCTAAAGATTCTGTACTTGATTCTTTAAAAGATAAACATGTTGAGGAAGTTGAGTTTTCTGTTAGAACTGCTAATTTCTTAATATCTTCTGATCTTAAAACTTTAGATAAAGTTGCTCTTAAAACTGATGCTGATTTGTTAAGATTAAATGGTGCTAATGAAATGATTATAGAAGAAATTAAAGAAAAGCTTGCAGAATATAATGCTCATCTTGGTATGAGAGGCTAA
- a CDS encoding sodium ion-translocating decarboxylase subunit beta: MNNSLGLDFNYLFAGFYPPSFSQIIMILIGAYLIYMSIYYNKKPLLLLPMGVAILAANMPLPKITEDVITGFLGMIYNGASSGVYSVLVFFAVGTMIDLGLVLADPKNFFIGASSQIGIFVVFFMISNLIGSDVAAAASIIGAADGSLAMYMTALVTDARYFAPIVMASYLYMELLPILQIGVTKFLTTKKERTISMSYLRHVSRGEKIIFAVIAMALCGIFLANSFPLIAALLFGSILRESDIIKNFSVTIQKSLTGILTMLIGIAIGSSASADNFISISTILIFVFGFISLILNTIIGVLVAKIINVLTGGKVNPIIGSAGLSAFPVPAWGAHIYGQENSSSNCLLLHAMAVNISGIISGAITVGILLTFFHN, translated from the coding sequence ATGAATAATTCTTTAGGGTTGGATTTTAACTATTTATTTGCAGGTTTTTATCCGCCGTCTTTTTCGCAGATAATAATGATATTGATAGGTGCTTATTTAATTTATATGTCTATATATTATAATAAGAAACCTTTACTTCTTTTGCCTATGGGCGTTGCAATACTAGCTGCTAATATGCCTTTGCCAAAAATAACTGAAGATGTTATAACTGGTTTTTTGGGTATGATATATAATGGGGCTAGTAGCGGGGTTTATTCTGTGCTTGTATTTTTCGCTGTTGGAACTATGATAGATTTAGGTCTAGTTCTTGCTGACCCTAAAAACTTTTTTATAGGGGCTAGTTCGCAGATTGGTATATTTGTTGTATTTTTTATGATTAGCAATTTAATTGGCTCTGATGTGGCTGCTGCTGCTTCTATTATAGGGGCTGCTGATGGTTCTTTAGCTATGTATATGACTGCTTTAGTAACTGATGCTAGATATTTTGCTCCTATTGTGATGGCATCATATCTTTATATGGAGCTTTTACCTATATTGCAGATTGGCGTTACTAAGTTTTTAACTACAAAAAAAGAAAGAACTATATCTATGTCATATTTAAGACATGTTTCAAGGGGAGAAAAGATTATATTTGCCGTAATTGCTATGGCTCTTTGCGGTATATTTTTAGCTAATTCATTCCCGCTTATAGCGGCACTTCTTTTTGGAAGTATTTTAAGAGAATCTGATATTATTAAGAATTTTTCAGTTACAATACAAAAATCTTTAACAGGTATTCTTACTATGCTTATTGGTATAGCTATAGGTTCATCTGCTTCTGCTGATAATTTTATATCTATAAGCACTATATTAATATTTGTATTTGGCTTTATATCATTAATATTAAATACTATAATAGGTGTTTTAGTTGCTAAGATTATCAATGTACTTACAGGCGGAAAGGTTAATCCTATAATAGGTTCAGCTGGACTTAGTGCTTTCCCAGTGCCTGCTTGGGGTGCTCATATATATGGACAGGAAAATAGCTCTTCTAACTGTTTGCTGCTTCATGCTATGGCTGTTAATATTTCTGGTATAATTTCTGGTGCTATTACAGTAGGAATACTTCTTACTTTTTTCCATAATTGA
- the dnaX gene encoding DNA polymerase III subunit gamma/tau, giving the protein MAENYKVIARKYRPQTFEEVIGQEHITKTISKSIAQKKIAHAYLFSGAHGVGKTSLARIIAKALNCVNGPTDKPCGVCPSCTQIENGTPLDVIEIDGASNRGIENIRTIIENVRISPVAGKYKVYIIDEVHQITNEAFNALLKTLEEPPAHVVFILATTEADRVLPTIRSRCQQYIFKSLGIEDLEKILKSILDKENIAYDDEAIFLIAKQARGSVRDSETILEKMIAYTADKKHITSADVIAVVGGNNFSFVKEFFDVMISKDKKIYFQFVKKLFEESVDPRTFINNLIDYMRVVLMIKSGIDDIKLLEITENERDDLKTFANNYSDDEIERILDYILNVEERIRNASNARVIFEMRMLLLLDTDNLIRPVDIISSNNVQAVSDANEDYGLNNDNIAKPKENNNAPKPAYDVPLSPNDKRHIFYNKILSYVETESPTIYSLLSQGNPIESKGATLIVAIPEHIYDMVQSDKRISALIASAIPRFTKNKDVAIQFQKAVEGNVIDKLKTRLQATEVDESSL; this is encoded by the coding sequence ATGGCAGAAAACTATAAAGTAATAGCAAGAAAATATCGTCCTCAAACTTTTGAAGAGGTAATAGGGCAGGAACATATTACCAAAACAATATCTAAAAGTATAGCACAAAAAAAAATAGCACATGCCTATCTTTTTTCTGGGGCTCATGGGGTTGGTAAGACATCTCTTGCAAGAATTATAGCTAAAGCCTTAAACTGTGTTAATGGTCCCACAGATAAACCTTGCGGAGTTTGCCCTTCTTGTACGCAAATAGAAAACGGCACTCCTTTAGATGTTATTGAAATAGACGGTGCTAGCAACAGAGGTATAGAAAACATAAGAACAATAATAGAAAATGTGCGCATATCACCTGTTGCTGGTAAGTATAAAGTATATATTATAGATGAGGTTCATCAGATTACAAACGAAGCTTTTAATGCTTTACTTAAAACATTAGAAGAGCCTCCTGCTCATGTTGTGTTTATTCTTGCTACCACTGAAGCAGATAGGGTACTCCCAACAATTAGAAGCCGCTGTCAGCAGTATATTTTTAAGTCTTTGGGTATAGAAGATTTAGAGAAGATTCTTAAAAGTATATTAGACAAAGAAAATATTGCTTATGATGATGAGGCTATATTTTTGATAGCAAAGCAGGCTAGGGGTTCTGTTCGTGATAGTGAAACAATATTAGAGAAGATGATAGCCTATACTGCAGACAAGAAACATATTACTAGTGCTGATGTTATAGCTGTGGTTGGTGGTAATAATTTTTCTTTTGTTAAAGAGTTTTTTGATGTAATGATTTCAAAAGACAAAAAAATTTATTTTCAATTTGTTAAAAAGCTGTTTGAAGAGTCTGTTGATCCGAGAACATTTATTAATAATTTAATTGATTATATGCGTGTTGTGCTAATGATAAAGAGCGGTATTGATGATATTAAATTATTAGAGATAACAGAAAATGAGAGAGATGATTTAAAGACTTTTGCCAACAATTATAGCGATGATGAAATTGAGCGTATTCTTGATTATATATTAAATGTAGAAGAGCGTATAAGAAATGCTTCTAATGCGAGAGTGATATTTGAGATGCGTATGCTTTTGCTTCTTGATACAGATAATTTAATTCGCCCTGTGGACATTATATCTTCAAACAATGTTCAGGCTGTTTCTGACGCTAATGAAGATTATGGACTTAATAACGATAATATTGCAAAACCTAAAGAAAATAATAACGCTCCTAAACCAGCATATGATGTGCCTCTTAGCCCAAATGATAAAAGGCATATATTCTACAACAAAATACTTTCATATGTTGAAACAGAAAGCCCAACAATATATTCTTTGTTATCGCAAGGAAACCCAATAGAAAGCAAAGGTGCTACATTAATAGTGGCCATTCCAGAGCATATTTATGATATGGTCCAATCTGATAAAAGAATATCAGCTTTAATAGCAAGTGCGATACCAAGATTTACCAAAAATAAAGATGTAGCAATACAATTCCAAAAGGCAGTAGAAGGCAACGTTATAGACAAATTAAAAACACGCCTTCAGGCAACAGAGGTTGATGAAAGTTCTTTATAA
- the rplQ gene encoding 50S ribosomal protein L17, whose protein sequence is MRHRVTVKKFNKTTAHKKAMFNNMITSLFKYEKIETTKEKGRALKQLADKLIYRAKVDNVHNRRLVSKYVKDKAILAKLFKDIAPKYANKNGGFVRKILSYKRFGDGADMCIVMLCDSDSSSANKTEAK, encoded by the coding sequence ATGAGACATAGAGTTACTGTTAAAAAATTTAATAAAACTACTGCCCACAAAAAGGCTATGTTTAACAATATGATAACTTCTCTTTTCAAATATGAGAAAATTGAAACTACTAAAGAGAAAGGTAGAGCTTTAAAACAATTAGCTGATAAATTAATTTATAGAGCTAAAGTTGATAATGTTCATAATAGAAGATTGGTTTCTAAATATGTAAAAGATAAAGCAATACTAGCTAAACTTTTTAAAGACATTGCTCCTAAGTATGCTAATAAAAATGGCGGATTTGTAAGAAAAATCTTATCATATAAAAGATTTGGTGACGGAGCTGATATGTGTATTGTAATGTTATGCGATTCTGATAGCTCATCTGCTAATAAAACTGAAGCAAAATAA
- a CDS encoding OadG family protein has translation MDHNAAITIFGIISVLIVALVFYVLALVLGIIFKPRNIKKEEEISKVVEESKTKEEDLLDDSELVAAITACITAYSGNSKFVITSIKESKTPVWGMADRIK, from the coding sequence ATGGATCATAATGCTGCTATTACAATATTTGGTATAATATCTGTTTTAATTGTTGCTTTAGTTTTCTATGTTTTGGCTTTAGTTTTAGGTATCATTTTTAAGCCTAGAAACATAAAGAAAGAAGAAGAGATTAGCAAGGTTGTAGAAGAGAGTAAAACTAAAGAAGAGGATTTATTAGATGACAGTGAGCTTGTAGCGGCTATCACTGCTTGTATCACTGCTTATAGCGGTAATTCTAAATTTGTAATAACTTCAATAAAAGAGTCTAAAACTCCTGTATGGGGTATGGCTGACAGAATAAAATAA
- the rpsK gene encoding 30S ribosomal protein S11, producing the protein MATQKGKKTLKDKKIKKDRKVEAFGIVHIKASFNNTIVTITDRNGDTLSWASAGLDGEYKSSKKSTPFAAQVASEKASKKAYEMGVREVEVYVKGPGMGRESSIRAVEAAGLKVKLIKDVTPMPHNGCRPQKRRRI; encoded by the coding sequence GTGGCTACTCAAAAAGGTAAAAAAACACTAAAAGATAAAAAAATAAAAAAAGATAGAAAAGTAGAAGCTTTTGGTATAGTGCATATAAAAGCTAGCTTTAATAATACAATAGTTACTATCACTGATAGAAACGGTGATACTTTATCTTGGGCTAGTGCAGGTTTAGATGGAGAATATAAAAGTAGTAAGAAATCTACTCCATTTGCTGCACAGGTTGCTAGTGAGAAGGCATCTAAAAAAGCTTATGAGATGGGTGTAAGAGAAGTAGAAGTTTATGTAAAAGGTCCTGGTATGGGTAGAGAAAGCTCAATCAGAGCAGTAGAAGCTGCAGGATTAAAAGTAAAACTTATTAAGGATGTTACACCAATGCCTCATAATGGTTGCCGTCCTCAAAAAAGAAGAAGAATATAA
- a CDS encoding Smr/MutS family protein, translating into MSRKYDNETLFKFYLEHGYFPPDYEESCEENKTIENVSNKKENTSNHSINRKKDKEKPQDNSKEYIISEEDRLLFINTVENLDCTNHSKKELPKKNIKFKPNLKNVVPKEKIDLHGFTANRALIEVKHFIGECRKNKISPILIIHGKGFGSENNVPVLKNTIEYYILTEGKPYIKYAADAPRELGGSGAKIIYLNL; encoded by the coding sequence ATGTCTAGAAAATATGATAATGAGACGCTATTTAAATTTTATCTAGAGCATGGATATTTTCCTCCAGATTATGAAGAAAGTTGTGAAGAAAATAAAACGATAGAAAATGTAAGTAATAAAAAAGAAAATACTTCTAATCATTCAATAAATAGAAAAAAAGATAAAGAAAAGCCGCAAGATAATAGCAAAGAATATATTATAAGTGAAGAAGATAGACTTTTATTTATAAATACTGTTGAAAATCTTGATTGTACTAATCATTCAAAAAAAGAGCTTCCAAAAAAGAATATCAAATTTAAGCCGAATTTAAAAAATGTAGTTCCAAAAGAAAAAATAGATTTGCACGGGTTTACTGCTAATAGAGCTTTAATTGAAGTAAAACATTTTATAGGTGAATGTAGAAAAAATAAAATAAGCCCAATACTTATAATACATGGCAAAGGTTTTGGAAGCGAAAATAATGTTCCTGTATTAAAAAACACGATCGAATACTATATTCTCACAGAGGGTAAGCCATATATAAAATATGCTGCAGATGCTCCAAGGGAATTAGGAGGCTCTGGGGCTAAAATAATTTATTTGAATTTATAA
- the rpsM gene encoding 30S ribosomal protein S13 produces MARLMGVEIRNNKRIEIALTDIYGIGRTLAHVICDKANIDYSIKAKDLTDAQITALRDAIEATTKVEGDLRTELFNNIKRLKDIHSYRGMRHIKRLPVRGQRTRTNSRNARGGGARKAIAGKKKAPGKK; encoded by the coding sequence ATGGCACGTTTAATGGGTGTTGAAATAAGAAATAATAAAAGAATAGAAATCGCCCTAACAGATATATATGGTATAGGACGTACTTTAGCACATGTAATTTGTGATAAGGCTAATATAGATTATTCTATAAAAGCTAAAGACCTTACAGATGCTCAAATTACAGCTTTAAGAGATGCAATAGAAGCAACAACTAAAGTGGAAGGAGATTTGCGTACAGAGCTTTTTAATAATATTAAACGTTTAAAAGATATTCACTCATATCGTGGAATGCGTCATATAAAAAGACTTCCAGTACGCGGACAAAGAACAAGAACTAACTCTCGTAACGCTAGAGGCGGCGGAGCTAGAAAAGCTATAGCTGGTAAGAAAAAAGCACCAGGTAAGAAGTAA
- a CDS encoding acyl-CoA carboxylase subunit beta gives MQEKINELKKRKEKIEEAGGKEKIEERHAKGKLTARERILHLLDEGTFCEIDAFIEHRCSDFGMEKNKVAGEGVVTGYGKINGRQVCVYAQDFTVIGGSLGQMHAAKICKVQDMAIKLGCPCIGINDSGGARIQEGIDSLRGYGDIFYRNVQASGVIPQICVIMGPCAGGAVYSPALMDFILMTDKTANMFITGPQVVKAVTGEQVSAEELGGAFVHSKTSGVASLMFPDEISTLEGVKKLLSYIPQNNLEDVPLENTNDDPNRNDEELSNILPDSPNKPYDIKEIIKRVVDNGEFFELQPLFATNIVICFARLDGKSVGIIANQPNSMAGVLDINAADKAARFIRFCDSFNIPLVTLVDTAGYLPGVGQEHNGVIRHGAKLLYAYSEATAPKITLIIRKSYGGAYIAMCSKHLGADMVYAWPSAEIAVMGPDGAANIIFKKEIDKAEDPKKMRAEKIEEYKKEFANPYRAAVRGYVDDVIEPEYTRSYLINALHLLVSKRETRLPRKHGNIPL, from the coding sequence ATGCAAGAAAAAATAAATGAACTTAAGAAAAGAAAAGAAAAGATAGAAGAAGCTGGCGGTAAAGAAAAAATAGAAGAACGTCATGCTAAGGGTAAATTAACAGCGAGAGAACGTATATTGCATCTTTTAGATGAAGGCACATTCTGCGAGATTGATGCTTTTATAGAACATAGATGCAGTGATTTTGGTATGGAAAAAAATAAAGTAGCAGGCGAAGGTGTAGTTACAGGATATGGTAAAATTAACGGGAGACAAGTATGTGTATATGCTCAAGATTTTACTGTGATAGGCGGTTCATTAGGTCAAATGCATGCTGCTAAAATTTGTAAAGTACAAGATATGGCAATTAAATTGGGATGCCCTTGTATTGGTATTAATGATTCAGGCGGAGCTAGAATACAAGAAGGTATTGATTCATTAAGAGGCTATGGAGATATTTTCTATAGAAATGTACAGGCTTCTGGAGTTATACCTCAAATATGTGTAATAATGGGACCTTGTGCGGGCGGTGCTGTTTATTCTCCTGCTTTGATGGACTTTATACTTATGACTGATAAGACTGCTAATATGTTTATTACTGGTCCTCAGGTTGTAAAGGCTGTAACAGGTGAACAGGTTTCTGCAGAAGAGCTTGGAGGAGCTTTTGTTCATAGCAAAACTTCTGGTGTTGCTTCTTTAATGTTCCCAGATGAGATTTCTACTTTAGAAGGTGTTAAAAAATTACTTTCTTATATACCTCAAAATAATTTGGAAGATGTTCCTTTAGAAAATACTAATGATGACCCTAATAGAAATGATGAAGAATTATCAAACATACTACCAGACAGTCCTAATAAACCTTATGATATAAAAGAGATTATAAAAAGAGTAGTTGATAATGGAGAGTTCTTTGAGCTTCAGCCTTTATTTGCTACTAATATAGTGATATGTTTTGCTCGTCTTGACGGAAAATCTGTTGGTATAATAGCTAATCAGCCTAATTCTATGGCAGGCGTACTTGATATTAATGCTGCTGACAAGGCTGCTCGTTTCATTCGTTTCTGTGATAGTTTTAATATTCCTTTGGTTACATTGGTTGATACTGCAGGATATTTACCCGGTGTAGGTCAGGAGCATAATGGAGTTATTAGACATGGTGCTAAACTTTTATATGCTTATTCTGAGGCTACTGCTCCAAAGATTACTCTTATTATAAGAAAGTCTTATGGAGGAGCTTATATAGCTATGTGTTCTAAGCATTTGGGTGCTGATATGGTTTATGCTTGGCCTTCTGCTGAGATTGCTGTTATGGGTCCTGACGGTGCAGCGAACATTATATTTAAAAAAGAAATAGACAAAGCTGAAGACCCTAAGAAAATGAGAGCTGAAAAGATAGAAGAATACAAAAAAGAGTTTGCTAATCCTTACAGAGCTGCTGTTAGAGGATATGTTGATGATGTAATAGAGCCAGAATATACTAGAAGCTATCTCATTAATGCACTTCATTTATTGGTAAGCAAAAGAGAAACTAGACTTCCTCGCAAACATGGTAATATACCTTTGTGA
- a CDS encoding DUF1349 domain-containing protein codes for MKSFLKEELFWIRKPNKVSIDDEKIEIYTEPNTDLWQRTYYGFQNDNSPVLQTKTSDKYFSFVVNVKFETNHLFDQAGVAIYIDSENWFKASVEYENENYQRLGSVVTNNGYSDWATTDIDASIKDIWFRLSRREKDFYIEYSLDNKDYHQMRIFHLFKADEEIPFGIYACSPGASSFRAVFSDMHITECKWLGHK; via the coding sequence ATGAAAAGTTTTTTAAAAGAAGAATTATTTTGGATTAGAAAACCAAATAAAGTATCAATTGATGATGAAAAGATAGAAATATATACAGAGCCTAATACAGACCTTTGGCAGAGAACATATTATGGCTTTCAAAATGATAATTCTCCTGTACTTCAAACAAAAACAAGTGATAAATATTTTTCTTTTGTGGTAAACGTAAAATTTGAAACTAATCATCTTTTTGATCAAGCAGGAGTTGCAATATATATAGACAGTGAAAATTGGTTTAAGGCTTCTGTAGAATATGAGAATGAAAATTATCAGCGTTTGGGAAGTGTTGTTACAAATAATGGATATTCTGATTGGGCTACTACAGATATAGATGCGTCTATAAAAGATATATGGTTTAGATTAAGCAGAAGAGAAAAAGATTTTTATATTGAATATAGTTTAGACAATAAAGATTATCATCAGATGCGTATATTTCATTTGTTTAAAGCAGATGAAGAAATACCTTTTGGAATATATGCTTGCAGTCCTGGAGCTTCATCTTTTAGAGCAGTATTTTCAGATATGCATATAACAGAATGTAAATGGCTTGGGCATAAATAA
- a CDS encoding biotin/lipoyl-containing protein: MIKNYKVTVNGKSYDVSVEEIRNESVASNKVLSAAVNNVVNNQAANTKASAPSTAPAPAAPKAAAIDENAISVKATMPGTILSFNVAIGDKVTEGQVVAVLEAMKMENELTAPASGEVISIHVEKGSSVVEGQVILQIK; encoded by the coding sequence ATGATTAAAAATTATAAAGTAACTGTTAATGGAAAAAGTTATGATGTATCTGTTGAGGAGATAAGAAATGAATCTGTTGCTTCAAATAAAGTTTTATCTGCTGCTGTTAATAATGTTGTAAATAATCAGGCAGCTAATACAAAAGCTTCTGCACCAAGTACAGCACCAGCACCTGCTGCTCCAAAAGCTGCTGCTATAGATGAGAATGCTATATCAGTAAAAGCTACTATGCCCGGCACTATATTATCATTTAATGTTGCTATAGGAGATAAGGTAACAGAGGGTCAGGTTGTTGCTGTATTAGAAGCTATGAAGATGGAAAATGAACTTACAGCTCCTGCTTCTGGAGAGGTTATATCTATACATGTTGAAAAAGGTTCATCTGTTGTAGAAGGTCAAGTGATATTGCAAATTAAGTGA